Part of the Candidatus Angelobacter sp. genome is shown below.
CTCGCTGTAGCCATGGGCGATGCGGCCCAAGGTGCCCATGGTGCAAGGGATGACCACCATCGCGTCGGGCGGATTCGAGCCGCTGGCGAACGGTGCGTTCATGCTCTTCAAATTGTGCGTTGTCATGCCGTCGCGCAGGCGCAACCCGCCGGGCAGTTCCCCTGCGATGACCTGCTGCGCGTAATTGCTCTGGACGACGTGGATTTCGTGCGCCGCGGAATCCAGATTGTCGAGCAAACGCTGGGCGTAGAGCGCTCCGCTGGCTCCGGTAATGGCGACGACGATTTTCAAGCGGCAAAAATTGTGGACTCAATATGGCCGTCCAAAATCCAATGAGCAAGCCCGCTTTCCCGCGATGCAAGGACACTGTCTCCTTCCTCGGCTTCAAATCAATCTTGCTTGAGTCAACCCCGGTCTTCCGCACAATGTGCGCGTGCCAAACGCCTGCCGATTCCCTGTCTCGCCGCGGTTACTCCGGGCGGGGGTATTCGTCGCCGGCCCCGCGTTCGCCACAACCGGCCTGGTGCCCGGCGCTGAAGGTTATGCAAACTCAACGGCCCTGAGATGAGCAACCCCGAACATATTCTCGTCACCGGCGGCGCGGGCTTCATCGGATCGCATCTGGTGGAGCGG
Proteins encoded:
- a CDS encoding UbiX family flavin prenyltransferase, with amino-acid sequence MKIVVAITGASGALYAQRLLDNLDSAAHEIHVVQSNYAQQVIAGELPGGLRLRDGMTTHNLKSMNAPFASGSNPPDAMVVIPCTMGTLGRIAHGYSEDVLLRAADVVLKERKKLVLVPRETPLSLVHVKNFELLLLAGATILPANPCFYTNPRSIGEVVDTVVARVLDHLGVPQKLMPRWAEEKE